One part of the Vicia villosa cultivar HV-30 ecotype Madison, WI linkage group LG6, Vvil1.0, whole genome shotgun sequence genome encodes these proteins:
- the LOC131613611 gene encoding uncharacterized protein LOC131613611 has product MSQQSSDESPVSDSATPEESSNPNRILKVVPLSTISSDEVKATKPKMTHAKRPKEGIHSKGTKSSTSATTEELTKEGSKYVDSAITMIVTRILKENHQVPGISIPLQTIMADPLNNTSKAEAVYTVDSDLEINKDEQGFAKNTNVIEDVNEIDNNEHPKANTETGTNVVDLDEYSDDELLTSLNPSVANKLMTRRKGKDVVQGSPKRSTQVNNPAKDVVRKKSTSAGPVKSKAVTRSKGVVNVLGLPSRKNPTTSKLAASIPEVPIDNVSFHYASSASRWKYVLQKRLAVERELAPNALENKEVLELIQEAGLLKTVCGNSKSADYKKVFVRGKCVLFSPYVINKFLGRTDEAQTELEVTDNQVCQLITTKQVKSWPMKEKLTASKLGIKYAKLHKIGAANWVPTNHKSTISIVLGRFLYAVGTKAKFDYGAYIFDQTMKHAGSFSIKGPIAFPSLLCGIILDQCSNILNEHDVVCKRESPLAFHYKLFSGKHVPDIVMTSAETSKSGASVSKAEVINAKRDLQRTEI; this is encoded by the exons ATGTCTCAGCAATCGAGTGATGAATCTCCCGTTTCAGACTCGGCAACAccggaagagtcctctaaccctaATAGGATTCTTAAGGTTGTCCCTTTAAGTACAATTAGCAGCGACGAAGTAAAGGCCACAAAGCCTAAAATGACTCATGCAAAACGGCCCAAGGAGGGTATTCACAGCAAGGGTACCAAATCCTCTACATCTGCTACCACGgaggaacttactaaagaaggatCCAAATATGTTGATAGCGCAATTACCATGATTGTTACTCGTATTCTGAAGGAGAATCATCAAGTGCCTGGAATATCTATTCCTCTTCAAACCATAATGGCTGATCCCCTCAATAACACCAGTAAGGCTGAGGCTGTTTACACCGTTGATAGTGACCTAGAAATCAACAAGGATGAACAAGGGTTTGCTAAGAATACCAATGTTATCGAGGATGTCAATGAAATCGACAATAATGAGCACCCTAAGGCCAATACTGAAACTGGTACTAATGTGGTAGACTTAGATGAGTACTCTGATGATGAATTACTTACCTCCTTGAATCCTAGTGTAGCCAACAAGCTAATGACAAGAAGAAAAGGCAAAGATGTTGTCCAAGGATCACCTAAAAGGAGCACTCAAGTGAACAACCCTGCCAAAGACGTTGTCAGGAAGAAGAGTACTTCTGCAGGTCCTGTTAAGAGCAAAGCTGTAACTAGGAGTAAAGGGGTTG TGAATGTCCTTGGCCTTCCATCAAGGAAGAATCCTACAACCAGTAAGCTTGCTGCTAGTATTCCTGAAGTTCCCATTGATAATGTGTCTTTCCACTATGCCTCTAGTGCCAGCAGATGGAAGTATGTTCTCCAAAAGAGATTGGCTGTTGAAAGGGAGTTGGCTCCAAATGCTCTTGAGAACAAGGAGGTCTTAGAGCTGATTCAAGAAGCTGGATTGCTAAAAACTGTTTGTGGCAACAGCAAGAGTGCAGACTACAAAAAGGTGTTTGTAAGAGGTAAGTGTGTATTGTTCTCTCCTTATGTGATTAATAAATTCCTGGGAAGAACAGATGAAGCTCAAACCGAGCTAGAAGTAACAGACAACCAAGTCTGTCAATTGATCACAACCAAGCAGGTAAAAAGCTGGCCCATGAAAGAGAAGCTAACTGCAAGTAAGCTGGGCATCAAGTATGCAAAGCTTCACAAGATAGGAGCAGCTAATTGGGTTCCAACAAATCACAAGTCCACTATCTCAATTGTGCTTGGTAGATTTTTGTATGCTGTAGGAACAAAGGCAAAGTTTGATTATGGAGCATATATTTTTGACCAAACCATGAAGCATGCTGGAAGCTTCAGTATTAAGGGTCCAATTGCCTTTCCATCCCTCTTGTGTGGTATAATTCTAGATCAGTGCTCAAACATTCTCAATGAACATGATGTAGTGTGCAAAAGAGAAAGTCCATTGGCCTTCCATTACAAATTGTTTTCGGGTAAGCATGTTCCAGACATTGTCATGACATCAGCTGAAACTTCCAAATCTGGAGCATCAGTCAGCAAAGCAGAAGTCATCAATGCTAAAAGAGACTTGCAAAGAACTGAAATCTAG